AGTCGTTCATTGTCAACTACTTTTTTCTCAATCAATTTTGCAAGTATTTTATCTTTATATAAAATTTCAGAAATTATCTTCTGCACTTCCTTTGCAACATTGCCTCTAGTTTCAATATTTCCAAGCTTATTCTTAGTTTGACTTTCAAATATTGGATCTTTAATTTTAACAGAAAGAGTTGCAACAAGCCCTTCCCTAATATCCGTAGAGGAATATGTTTTTTTAAGAAAATCGTTAATAGCTCTTACAAAGCCCTCTCTAAAACCAGTCTGATGGGTACCTCCATCATTAGTATATTGACCATTAACAAATGAAAAATAAGTCTCCCCATAATTATTTGTATGGGAAAAAGCAAATTCTAAAGTTTTACTAGAATAGTAAACAATATCATAAAGCAAATCATCACTTTTAATTTCTGAATTCAAAAAATCTAAAAGACCATTTTTAGATTCAAAAATTTGATCATTATAGTTTATTATAAGTCCCTTATTCAAACAAGCATAATGGAAAAATCTTCTTTTGAGAAAATCTTCACTATAAGAATATTTTCCGAATATTTCTGAATCTGCTAAAAACTCAACATAAGTACCATCTTTATCAGAAGATTTTATTTCTCTAGATTCCAATAATTTTCCCTTAGAAAACAAAGCCTCAAAAGATTTGCCATTTCTTGTTGATCTTACTAAAAATTTTGAACTTAAGGCATTAACTGCCTTAGTTCCAACCCCATTAAGCCCTACAGAAAATTGAAAAACATCGTCATTGTACTTGGCTCCAGTATTAATAACTGAAACACTCTCAATAACTTTTCCAAGAGGAATTCCTCTTCCATAATCCCTAATAGAAATAAGATTATTTTCTTTTTTTATAAAAATTTCATTTCCGTAACCCATAATAAACTCATCAATTGAATTGTCTATTATCTCTTTAATTAAAACATAAATACCATCATCAATATTAGAGCCATCTCCCAAACGTCCAATATACATACCAGATCTTAATCTAATATGTTCAAGAGAAGATAGAGTGATTATTTTACTTTCATCATAATTTTGAGTCTTCATCTAAATCCTTGCTTTATAAATTAAATTTTAATAGTTTCAAGCTTTTTAACTATTTGATCTCTAATAATACTAGTGAGATTCTCTTTTTCATACTCACTTAATTTTAAAACATCTATCAAAGGATGGACATGAATATAAACAGACAGTCCAGAATTAAAAATAATATTTTTAATAAAAAAGTTATTAGTATTATAAAGAGTAACAGGAAGAATTGATGTTCCTGTTTTTAATGCCATCTTAATTGAACCTTTTTTAAAAACTCTAGTATCCCCCCCTCTATTTCTAGTTCCTTCGGGGAAAATTCCAATAGATCTACCTTCTCTCATAACCTTTATTGCCTTAACCTCAGCAGCAGCAGCAGATCTTATGCTCCTTCTATTAACAAAAATAACACCCATAACAATCAAAACAATATTCACAAAAGGAATCCTAAGCAACGAATGTTTTGCCAATATTACAAATGGGCAGGCAAAAGTATAAATAAAAATTAAAGGATCCATAGCCGCAATATGATTTCCCATTATTATTACATTGCTTTTTTTAGGAATATTTTCAGAACCCGTAACAATAATTTTAATTCCAGCAAGCCATAAGCTAATTTTAATGCAAGCTCGCATCATAATGAAACTAAGCCTAACAACATAACGTTCAATTAAAAAAATTTTACAAACCAGGTAAAAAGGAAATAAAAAAAAAATTAAAATCAAAAAAAACAATAAAACATTAAAATAAGTTATAATACTTCTCAATATTTTCATAAAAACTATTATCATATTTTTTCTATTCGCTCAAGCTTTAATTTTTGCCCTTTAACTAAGCTTACATCATCTTTTAAAATTTTAATAGGATTTAAAATGATTGTAGAAAATTTTTGCTTTTGAACAATTCTTTCGCTATGCTCAAGGAAAAAAGATTCAACAAGCTTGTAACTACCCATGTCAATCTCATATTCAAGAACAAAATTATTTTTTAAAGGAAAAATATTAAAAATGCCATAATAAATTTTATTCTCATCAATATAAGTTAAATGGGGGTAAGAAAAATCATAAATTTTATCCTTATACACGTAATTTCCACTAGGAATAAAATAAATATCACTACTCCCTTTTTTAACATTTAAGACATTCTCATCAAACCTCTTAAATGTACCCGAAAATCCACTATTATCATAAGAATTTGTGCTAGTGTCAATTTTGATTTCAATGTTTTCTTTATCTACAATTTTGATCCAAAAGTTATAAACTATCAAATCTGAAAAAAGAGACTTTGCACTAACATTAAGAGTATTGTAAGCAGGTTTTGAAATATATTCAATCTTTGCAACTTCTTGAGAATTTTTCCTGAAAAGATTAATCTCGCTTGATTGCCTTTCAAAAGACAAGAATAAAACTTCATCAATATCTTTGACATGCATTTTATTATAGTCATGAACATCATACCAAACTCCATGCAAAAATTTATAAACTTCATCTTTGCTTAAATTCTTTAAAGTTTTATAAATATTATTATCAATTTTACCAACTTTTTCGCTCACAGAAGAAAGACAATATCTACCCTGAACATTAGAATATTCATATTTTTCAATCTTGCTAATTATTAAATCTTCCCCCACTTTTTCATATTTTTCTAAAGAAATAGGATAGCTTTCTCTTGATCTGTTTTCTTCATAAGCTGAAGATCTTGCATACTTATTAATAAGAACAGTTCCATTAACTTTGTCAAAAAATATAGGCCTATAAGAAGACACATCATTTAAAACAGATTTTTGAAAAACATACAAAACAGATTTATCTTTTAAAAATCCTTGAATAACTATATTAAAATCATAATCACCTGTAATATCTTCAAGATACATGTTATAAGAATTTTTTGGATCAATATCTATTTGAGTTTTAAAAAGAATCGTTCCAGCTTTAATTTTAGGATCAAAACCAATAATAAACAAATATGCATTAAGATTTGAAAAATTTTGAGCTAAAACCACCTGCTCAAAATACACATCTAAATTTAAATTTTCCTGCTGAACTGAAAGAATTTTATA
The window above is part of the Borreliella burgdorferi B31 genome. Proteins encoded here:
- a CDS encoding DNA topoisomerase IV subunit B — translated: MKTQNYDESKIITLSSLEHIRLRSGMYIGRLGDGSNIDDGIYVLIKEIIDNSIDEFIMGYGNEIFIKKENNLISIRDYGRGIPLGKVIESVSVINTGAKYNDDVFQFSVGLNGVGTKAVNALSSKFLVRSTRNGKSFEALFSKGKLLESREIKSSDKDGTYVEFLADSEIFGKYSYSEDFLKRRFFHYACLNKGLIINYNDQIFESKNGLLDFLNSEIKSDDLLYDIVYYSSKTLEFAFSHTNNYGETYFSFVNGQYTNDGGTHQTGFREGFVRAINDFLKKTYSSTDIREGLVATLSVKIKDPIFESQTKNKLGNIETRGNVAKEVQKIISEILYKDKILAKLIEKKVVDNERLRKELSSVRKEARERAKKISFKIPKLKDCKFHFNDSSKQSEQTMIFLTEGDSATGSMVSCRDVYTQAIFSLRGKPQNMFEKNKSEIYKNEELYNMMVALGIEESIENLRYNKVVIATDADFDGFHIRNLLLTFFLTFFEDLILNGHMYILETPLFRVRNKKITTYCYSEEEKQKAILELKGGCEVTRFKGLGEISPNEFKGFIDINSIKLTKVDLFNIKEIKEKLGFYMGQNTPERRNFIMENLI
- a CDS encoding 1-acyl-sn-glycerol-3-phosphate acyltransferase, translated to MIIVFMKILRSIITYFNVLLFFLILIFFLFPFYLVCKIFLIERYVVRLSFIMMRACIKISLWLAGIKIIVTGSENIPKKSNVIIMGNHIAAMDPLIFIYTFACPFVILAKHSLLRIPFVNIVLIVMGVIFVNRRSIRSAAAAEVKAIKVMREGRSIGIFPEGTRNRGGDTRVFKKGSIKMALKTGTSILPVTLYNTNNFFIKNIIFNSGLSVYIHVHPLIDVLKLSEYEKENLTSIIRDQIVKKLETIKI
- a CDS encoding pallilysin-related adhesin, which translates into the protein MTKVLVVSAIALLSKDKELIPFYKFLFLFFFFTLLACSKVSKDFIVFNKDVKTSSRIDNPNSNVLEVNKMEDFFGDIIDLKGYKILSVQQENLNLDVYFEQVVLAQNFSNLNAYLFIIGFDPKIKAGTILFKTQIDIDPKNSYNMYLEDITGDYDFNIVIQGFLKDKSVLYVFQKSVLNDVSSYRPIFFDKVNGTVLINKYARSSAYEENRSRESYPISLEKYEKVGEDLIISKIEKYEYSNVQGRYCLSSVSEKVGKIDNNIYKTLKNLSKDEVYKFLHGVWYDVHDYNKMHVKDIDEVLFLSFERQSSEINLFRKNSQEVAKIEYISKPAYNTLNVSAKSLFSDLIVYNFWIKIVDKENIEIKIDTSTNSYDNSGFSGTFKRFDENVLNVKKGSSDIYFIPSGNYVYKDKIYDFSYPHLTYIDENKIYYGIFNIFPLKNNFVLEYEIDMGSYKLVESFFLEHSERIVQKQKFSTIILNPIKILKDDVSLVKGQKLKLERIEKI